In Cicer arietinum cultivar CDC Frontier isolate Library 1 chromosome 7, Cicar.CDCFrontier_v2.0, whole genome shotgun sequence, a single window of DNA contains:
- the LOC101493823 gene encoding protein TPX2-like isoform X2: MTMEEDEDAEIEHVYIAHEIDLDYEFDAARFFDFTRPETPDESCQAQLWFRNAPNYPPSPFVTKLAAREGFLFDDVDDSLEAENVECKSNVDGNDKELVHGVPSAMEISDTINGLTSGSKAISGSLNSNFKPAVPKSSTSMKPTATQLARKNCPAKKVGSRFRKPLTQNERNISISSGVENQAAKRQKLEGGHLCKVTDVKQQTNFVHKTPKRAVTVEQNSACSKLKLTIPREPDLKTAHRAQRIRPQIVGEAEHMTVAVPRFKARPLNRRILDAPSLPLPKRSTPQLPEFREFHLKTLERAMKHTSATSSSLHGNDSVKGWDKHTSALENRINYVRRPTAMGDPKHDGLIFKAQPLIKKIQSSKEHVGVFQTNTKETTVSMEFDSHTEKGIQHNPPIELFSKLSLTSEGQPDNGSHFKLPQQSRMCRKEKAFTFGAKQNHHGNGGCLSLVNARRSLGIR, from the exons ATGACCATGGAGGAAGACGAAGACGCCGAAATAGAGCACGTGTATATCGCTCATGAAATTGATCTCGATTACGAGTTCGACGCAGCTCGTTTCTTTGATTTCACTCGCCCAGAAACTCCCGATGAATCTTGTCAAGCTCAACTTTGGTTTCGAAATGCCCCAAACTACCCTCCTTCTC CTTTTGTGACCAAGTTAGCGGCGAGAGAGGGATTTCTCTTTGACGATGTTGACGACTCGTTAGAAGCGGAAAATGTTGAATGTAAGAGTAATGTGGATGGTAATGATAAAGAACTTGTTCACGGTGTTCCTTCCGCTATGGAAATTTCCGACACTATTAATG GACTTACCTCTGGCAGTAAAGCAATCAGTGGCAGTttgaattctaattttaaacCTGCTGTGCCAAAGAGTTCAACATCAATGAAACCTACAGCTACTCAGTTGGCTAGGAAAAACTGCCCCGCTAAAAAAGTTGGTTCAAG ATTTCGGAAGCCACTAACTCAAAATGAAAGGAATATATCTATCTCCTCTGGAGTAGAAAATCAAGCTGCCAAACGGCAAAAATTAGAGGGTGGTCATTTGTGCAAG GTTACTGATGTGAAGCAGCAAACTAATTTTGTGCACAAGACACCTAAGAGG GCTGTCACTGTTGAGCAGAACTCTGCATGTTCCAAGCTGAAGCTTACTATTCCCCGAGAGCCTGACCTAAAAACAGCGCATAGAGCACAAAGGATAAG ACCCCAAATTGTTGGAGAGGCAGAGCACATGACAGTGGCTGTCCCCAGGTTCAAAGCTCGCCCATTAAACCGGAGG ATTCTTGATGCTCCTTCGTTGCCACTTCCCAAAAGGAGCACTCCGCAATTGCCAGAGTTTCGA GAATTTCACTTGAAGACTTTGGAAAGGGCCATGAAACACACATCTGCTACCTCCTCTTCACTTCACGGCAATGATTCCGTTAAG GGTTGGGACAAGCATACTTCTGCTCTAGAAAATAGAATCAATTATGTCAGAAG GCCTACTGCCATGGGGGACCCAAAGCATGATGGATTGATTTTTAAAGCTCAGCCTCTTATTAAGAAG ATCCAATCTAGTAAAGAGCACGTTGGTGTTTTCCAGACAAACACGAAAGAAACAACAGTGTCAATG GAATTTGATTCACACACTGAAAAGGGGATTCAGCATAACCCTCCTATTGAACTATTTAGCAAG TTGTCCCTGACATCTGAAGGCCAGCCAGATAATGGATCTCATTTCAAACTGCCTCAGCAATCCAGGATGTGCAGAAAG GAGAAGGCTTTTACTTTTGGGGCAAAGCAAAATCATCATGGAAATGGTGGATGTCTCAGTCTGGTAAATGCTAGGAG
- the LOC101493823 gene encoding protein TPX2-like isoform X3, with amino-acid sequence MTMEEDEDAEIEHVYIAHEIDLDYEFDAARFFDFTRPETPDESCQAQLWFRNAPNYPPSPFVTKLAAREGFLFDDVDDSLEAENVECKSNVDGNDKELVHGVPSAMEISDTINGLTSGSKAISGSLNSNFKPAVPKSSTSMKPTATQLARKNCPAKKVGSRFRKPLTQNERNISISSGVENQAAKRQKLEGGHLCKVTDVKQQTNFVHKTPKRAVTVEQNSACSKLKLTIPREPDLKTAHRAQRIRPQIVGEAEHMTVAVPRFKARPLNRRILDAPSLPLPKRSTPQLPEFREFHLKTLERAMKHTSATSSSLHGNDSVKGWDKHTSALENRINYVRRPTAMGDPKHDGLIFKAQPLIKKIQSSKEHVGVFQTNTKETTVSMEFDSHTEKGIQHNPPIELFSKLSLTSEGQPDNGSHFKLPQQSRMCRKGKDSKENILNSFRPDQE; translated from the exons ATGACCATGGAGGAAGACGAAGACGCCGAAATAGAGCACGTGTATATCGCTCATGAAATTGATCTCGATTACGAGTTCGACGCAGCTCGTTTCTTTGATTTCACTCGCCCAGAAACTCCCGATGAATCTTGTCAAGCTCAACTTTGGTTTCGAAATGCCCCAAACTACCCTCCTTCTC CTTTTGTGACCAAGTTAGCGGCGAGAGAGGGATTTCTCTTTGACGATGTTGACGACTCGTTAGAAGCGGAAAATGTTGAATGTAAGAGTAATGTGGATGGTAATGATAAAGAACTTGTTCACGGTGTTCCTTCCGCTATGGAAATTTCCGACACTATTAATG GACTTACCTCTGGCAGTAAAGCAATCAGTGGCAGTttgaattctaattttaaacCTGCTGTGCCAAAGAGTTCAACATCAATGAAACCTACAGCTACTCAGTTGGCTAGGAAAAACTGCCCCGCTAAAAAAGTTGGTTCAAG ATTTCGGAAGCCACTAACTCAAAATGAAAGGAATATATCTATCTCCTCTGGAGTAGAAAATCAAGCTGCCAAACGGCAAAAATTAGAGGGTGGTCATTTGTGCAAG GTTACTGATGTGAAGCAGCAAACTAATTTTGTGCACAAGACACCTAAGAGG GCTGTCACTGTTGAGCAGAACTCTGCATGTTCCAAGCTGAAGCTTACTATTCCCCGAGAGCCTGACCTAAAAACAGCGCATAGAGCACAAAGGATAAG ACCCCAAATTGTTGGAGAGGCAGAGCACATGACAGTGGCTGTCCCCAGGTTCAAAGCTCGCCCATTAAACCGGAGG ATTCTTGATGCTCCTTCGTTGCCACTTCCCAAAAGGAGCACTCCGCAATTGCCAGAGTTTCGA GAATTTCACTTGAAGACTTTGGAAAGGGCCATGAAACACACATCTGCTACCTCCTCTTCACTTCACGGCAATGATTCCGTTAAG GGTTGGGACAAGCATACTTCTGCTCTAGAAAATAGAATCAATTATGTCAGAAG GCCTACTGCCATGGGGGACCCAAAGCATGATGGATTGATTTTTAAAGCTCAGCCTCTTATTAAGAAG ATCCAATCTAGTAAAGAGCACGTTGGTGTTTTCCAGACAAACACGAAAGAAACAACAGTGTCAATG GAATTTGATTCACACACTGAAAAGGGGATTCAGCATAACCCTCCTATTGAACTATTTAGCAAG TTGTCCCTGACATCTGAAGGCCAGCCAGATAATGGATCTCATTTCAAACTGCCTCAGCAATCCAGGATGTGCAGAAAG GGGAAggattcaaaagaaaatatattaaattctttTCGTCCAGACCAAGAG TGA
- the LOC101495535 gene encoding uncharacterized protein gives MKYYKDDGGGGGRREEVVPDLTLTIEADDIKGDYIKLRSVSDEGLLTAAADEFSPPARRSVVWYWVKMALLFLCLGFLAIAVLKWVGPYLIDKEVIPILTWETKTFSTPVLTILVFASVAFFPTVLLPSTPSMWVAGMTFGYGFGFLLIISAAAVGVSLPFIIGSIFHHKIEGWLEKYAKKACILKSAGGGSWFHQFRAVALIRISPFPYMIYNYCAVATNVKYGPYIIGSLVGMVPEIFVAIYTGILIRTLADASNERQSLSAPQIILNALGFCITVATTVIITVYAKRRLKELQEEDEVLLQ, from the exons ATGAAGTATTACAAAGATGACGGTGGTGGTGGTGGACGGAGAGAGGAGGTAGTACCGGACCTCACTCTCACAATCGAAGCTGATGATATCAAAGGGGACTATATCAAATTGAGGTCTGTCTCCGACGAGGGTTTACTAACAGCTGCGGCGGATGAGTTTTCTCCGCCGGCGAGAAGATCCGTTGTGTGGTATTGGGTTAAAATGGCGCTGTTGTTTTTATGCTTAGGGTTTTTGGCTATTGCTGTTCTCAAGTGGGTTGGACCCTATTTGATAGACAAG GAGGTTATTCCAATATTAACTTGGGAAACGAAGACTTTCAGTACTCCAGTGCTTACTATTTTGGTGTTTGCATCTGTAGCATTTTTTCCAACCGTACTTTTGCCATCTACACCGTCTATGTGGGTGGCTGGAATGACATTTGGTTATGGATTTGGGTTCTTGCTTATAATATCTGCAGCAGCTGTGGGTGTATCACTCCCTTTTATAATTGGTTCAATCTTCCATCATAAAATTGAA GGATGGTTAGAGAAGTATGCAAAGAAGGCTTGTATTCTGAAATCTGCTGGTGGTGGAAGCTGGTTTCATCAGTTTCGAGCAGTTGCCTTAATCAGGATTTCTCCATTCCCTTACATGATCTACAACTATTGTGCTGTGGCAACAAATGTTAAGTACGGACCTTACATAATTGGATCCTTGGTTGGAATGGTGCCAGAAATATTTGTTGCAATCTATAC GGGAATTTTGATTCGTACATTGGCTGATGCTTCAAATGAAAGGCAATCTCTATCAGCCCCGCAGATCATTCTCAATGCTTTAGGCTTCTGTATAACTGTGGCAACGACCGTCATTATAACAGTTTATGCCAAGAGACGGCTCAAGGAGTTGCAGGAGGAGGACGAGGTGTTGTTGCAATAG
- the LOC101493823 gene encoding protein TPX2-like isoform X1, giving the protein MTMEEDEDAEIEHVYIAHEIDLDYEFDAARFFDFTRPETPDESCQAQLWFRNAPNYPPSPFVTKLAAREGFLFDDVDDSLEAENVECKSNVDGNDKELVHGVPSAMEISDTINGLTSGSKAISGSLNSNFKPAVPKSSTSMKPTATQLARKNCPAKKVGSRFRKPLTQNERNISISSGVENQAAKRQKLEGGHLCKVTDVKQQTNFVHKTPKRAVTVEQNSACSKLKLTIPREPDLKTAHRAQRIRPQIVGEAEHMTVAVPRFKARPLNRRILDAPSLPLPKRSTPQLPEFREFHLKTLERAMKHTSATSSSLHGNDSVKGWDKHTSALENRINYVRRPTAMGDPKHDGLIFKAQPLIKKIQSSKEHVGVFQTNTKETTVSMEFDSHTEKGIQHNPPIELFSKLSLTSEGQPDNGSHFKLPQQSRMCRKGKDSKENILNSFRPDQEEKAFTFGAKQNHHGNGGCLSLVNARRSLGIR; this is encoded by the exons ATGACCATGGAGGAAGACGAAGACGCCGAAATAGAGCACGTGTATATCGCTCATGAAATTGATCTCGATTACGAGTTCGACGCAGCTCGTTTCTTTGATTTCACTCGCCCAGAAACTCCCGATGAATCTTGTCAAGCTCAACTTTGGTTTCGAAATGCCCCAAACTACCCTCCTTCTC CTTTTGTGACCAAGTTAGCGGCGAGAGAGGGATTTCTCTTTGACGATGTTGACGACTCGTTAGAAGCGGAAAATGTTGAATGTAAGAGTAATGTGGATGGTAATGATAAAGAACTTGTTCACGGTGTTCCTTCCGCTATGGAAATTTCCGACACTATTAATG GACTTACCTCTGGCAGTAAAGCAATCAGTGGCAGTttgaattctaattttaaacCTGCTGTGCCAAAGAGTTCAACATCAATGAAACCTACAGCTACTCAGTTGGCTAGGAAAAACTGCCCCGCTAAAAAAGTTGGTTCAAG ATTTCGGAAGCCACTAACTCAAAATGAAAGGAATATATCTATCTCCTCTGGAGTAGAAAATCAAGCTGCCAAACGGCAAAAATTAGAGGGTGGTCATTTGTGCAAG GTTACTGATGTGAAGCAGCAAACTAATTTTGTGCACAAGACACCTAAGAGG GCTGTCACTGTTGAGCAGAACTCTGCATGTTCCAAGCTGAAGCTTACTATTCCCCGAGAGCCTGACCTAAAAACAGCGCATAGAGCACAAAGGATAAG ACCCCAAATTGTTGGAGAGGCAGAGCACATGACAGTGGCTGTCCCCAGGTTCAAAGCTCGCCCATTAAACCGGAGG ATTCTTGATGCTCCTTCGTTGCCACTTCCCAAAAGGAGCACTCCGCAATTGCCAGAGTTTCGA GAATTTCACTTGAAGACTTTGGAAAGGGCCATGAAACACACATCTGCTACCTCCTCTTCACTTCACGGCAATGATTCCGTTAAG GGTTGGGACAAGCATACTTCTGCTCTAGAAAATAGAATCAATTATGTCAGAAG GCCTACTGCCATGGGGGACCCAAAGCATGATGGATTGATTTTTAAAGCTCAGCCTCTTATTAAGAAG ATCCAATCTAGTAAAGAGCACGTTGGTGTTTTCCAGACAAACACGAAAGAAACAACAGTGTCAATG GAATTTGATTCACACACTGAAAAGGGGATTCAGCATAACCCTCCTATTGAACTATTTAGCAAG TTGTCCCTGACATCTGAAGGCCAGCCAGATAATGGATCTCATTTCAAACTGCCTCAGCAATCCAGGATGTGCAGAAAG GGGAAggattcaaaagaaaatatattaaattctttTCGTCCAGACCAAGAG GAGAAGGCTTTTACTTTTGGGGCAAAGCAAAATCATCATGGAAATGGTGGATGTCTCAGTCTGGTAAATGCTAGGAG